A region of Solanum dulcamara chromosome 7, daSolDulc1.2, whole genome shotgun sequence DNA encodes the following proteins:
- the LOC129896366 gene encoding 40S ribosomal protein S18-like has product MSLVANEDFQHILRVQNTNVDGKQKIMFALTSIKGIGRRFANIACKKADIDMNKRAGELTAAELDSVMVVVANPRQFKIPDWFLNRQKDYKDGKFSQVTSNALDMKLRDDLERLKKIRNHRGLRHYWGLRVRGQHTKTTGRRGKTVGVSKKR; this is encoded by the exons ATG TCGCTTGTTGCAAATGAAGATTTTCAGCACATTCTTCGTGTGCAAAACACCAACGTCGATGGAAAGCAAAAGATCATGTTCGCCTTGACCTCCATCAAAGGTATTGGCCGTCGTTTCGCCAACATTGCCTGCAAGAAAGCCGATATCGACATGAACAAGAG GGCTGGTGAACTCACTGCTGCAGAGCTCGACAGTGTCATGGTGGTTGTTGCTAATCCTCGTCAATTCAAAATCCCTGATTGGTTTTTGAACAGGCAGAAGGATTACAAGGATGGGAAGTTTTCACAAGTCACCTCTAATGCTCTTGACATGAAGCTTAGGGATGATCTTGAGCGCCTGAAAAAGATCAG GAATCATCGTGGTTTACGTCACTACTGGGGCCTCCGAGTGCGTGGTCAGCACACTAAGACCACTGGTCGCAGGGGAAAAACTGTTGGTGTCTCAAAAAAGCGATAG